ATAAGCTTCTTTTAGACTGCAATTTTAACGAGAAGCTGTTTTACGATTACCTTCCCGCGCTGCTGTGCGAAATCAGCTCGGCAAGGCTCCTCATCAAGGACTGCAACTTGAGGGCGAGCCATCTTGCGGAAAGGGAAAGCGAGATTGTGAAGGAGATTACGAAAATCTCGGAGGACGTTAAAACGCTCAGCATAGAGAAACTTGAGGAGCTATCCTTCGAGGTTTCGGCATTAAGGGCTTCTTTTTTCAGCAGCTACATGCTGTTCAAGGATGACGTTGAGGAAATTTTTTCCTCAATTGCAAGGGCGAGCAGCATCTCAAACTTTCTTGGTGGGTTGTTAAAGGAGCAGATTGACGAGCTCAGAAATCAGCTTGAGACAATAAGCTACTTCGAGTCGAGGTTCGAGCAAACCCTTTCGGGAGTCAGGGATGCGCTCGACGTCGTTCATCTTCGCCTCGAAATGCTCAGGGGGAAGGAAAATCTTGAGCTGCAGAAGAGAACCTCGGCTTTGCAGGCTGCCGCGGCTGTAATTGAGTTTGTGGCGGTTTTTTACTACTCGATGAAAATCTGGGAGGCTTTTCTTCCCGTGACGGAGATGCCCCACTGGCTCTCGTTCTCTCTGCTTGCCGCGTTCACGTTTACCGTTGTGGTTTACACAGAAGCGCTCGGAGATTACATCAGGGAGAGGAAACCTTCATCAAAGCTCGTTCTGCTGACGCTGACCCTAGCCATTCTGGTTATCCTGATGGCCACTCTTCCTACTCTTTTTTCAGCAGCCTCACAACTTTCAGGCGGTCATTGAGGAGCTTTATGTGCTCCCTCTCCTGAGAGATGAGGAAATCAAGCAGTTCTGCAGTTTCCCTGTCGGCTTCTCTTTTCATTTCGGCGTAGGTCTCAATAGCCTCCCTCTCCATCTCAATGGCCTTTTGCAGAATCTCTTCGGGACTCATGTAGTTTGTGGTTTGAGAAAAAATAAATACTTCACGCTCTCTCCACAACCACACTCTCTCCGTCCGCAACGCCCTTAAGGCCTTCCATGCTGTTGACGATCCTCCCTATAACGTTGACGGCACTTGCAGGCCTGATTTTATCGTCGCTTATCGGCGTTTTTCCGAAAAAGAGGCATATAGCTTTTCCAGGAATCCAGTACGCCACGTCTCCCAGCTCAACAACGTCCTTCGAATTCTCCTCCTTCTCAACCGCAACCTGCGTTGTGAAGTAAATCTCATCTCCCCACCTGTTGGCGGTGGACTTTATCGGCAGAGCATCGGCAATCGCCCTTACAGTCTCAGGCGCCCACTCCTCGTAAAGCTCAACTTCGCATTCCGCACTTTCGAATCTAATCCTCAACCTCATTTCAACACCTCGTTCACCCATCTCACAACCCTCTCGACCCTTTCCCTTGCAGTCCCCAGATAATTTTCAGGTTTCAGAATCTCCCTAAGCTCATCCTCTTTGAAGTACTTCATAACTCTCTCGTCTTTCAAAAGCTCGTCAAGAAGCGATGAATTGTTCTCGTAAGCCCTCATCGCCGCCTGCCTGAGAATCTCGTGCGCCTCCTGCCTCCCCACCCCTCTTTTCGTCATCTCTATCATCACCGCCTCGCTCAGGTTGAGCCCCCTCTGCATCTCAAGATTCCTCCTGATGTTCTCGAGGTTGAGACTAACGCTGGAAACAACCTTTATCATCTTCGTTAGAATGTGGTCCGCCAGAACCGTTGACTCAACAAGGGTTATCCTCTCCGCCGAGGAGTTTGTAAGGTCTCTCTCCTCCCACAGAATTGCCGACTGGTGCTGAGGCTCCACGAACCCCCTCACGACCCTCGCCAAGCCGCAAACATTCTCGCAGTCTATTGGGTTCCTTTTGTGGGGCATCGTGGAGCTTCCGACCTGCTTGGCCTCGAATTTTTCCATCAACTCTCCAACTTCAGCTCTTTGAAGGAGTCTGAAGTTCAGAGCAATCTTTTCGAGTGTTGCAGCAAGATTTGCGAGAAACTCGAGGTACTCGCAGTAGGAGTCCCTGGGTATTATCTGGCTTGAAATCAGAGCCGGTTTAAGGTTCAGCAGCCTCATAACCTCCTCCTCTATCTCGAAGCCGTCTTTGCCGAAGGCGGCCTGTGTTCCCACTGCCCCGCTCATCTGCCCTACGAGAAGCCTGTCCTTCATCTGCTGCAGCCTGATGTAGTGCCTTGCAACCTCAGCCGCCCACAGGGCGAATCTGAAGCCGTAGGTTGTGGGCAAAGCCGCCTGACCGTGAGTTCTGCCGAGGCAGACCACGTCCTTATATTCTAAGGCTTTGTCCGCAAGAACCTTCGCAAGGCGCTTTATTTTAACCTCGAGGATTTTCAAACTGTCCCTTAGCTGCAAAGCCGTTGCTGTGTCGATTATGTCGTTTGATGTGGCTCCGAAGTGAACCCACCTGCATCCGGTGGCCTCGGTAATGGCCTTTACCAGCGCCATTATGTCGTGCTTTATCTCTGCCTCAATTTCCTTCACTCTCTCTGGTGTTACGCTGTAAGCCTTCTTTTTGGCCTCTTTGGCCTCCTCTTCGCTGAGGTATCCTTTTTTTGCAAGAGCGCGTAGAAGAGCCATTTCAACCCTTACCATCCTCTTGATCTTGCTATCCTCGCTCCAAATCCTCTTCATTTCGGGGGTGCCGTAGCGGTAATCGATGGGGTGAACTATCATGAAGCGAAGTTAACAGGGGGCGATAAAAGGTTACTCCTTTTCGTTAAAAAGAAAAAAGAGTTTAGATATACGGGTTCTCGATGATGGTGGCTCCACCCTGTCCGCCTGCACCACAGAGCGTGGCACAGCCGTACTTGGCCTCCTGAACGAGGAGGATTCTTGCGAGGGTGCCGAGAACTCTTCCACCGCTCGCTCCGAGCGGGTGGCCTATGGCAATTGCTCCTCCCTTGATGTTCACCCTCTCGGGGTCGAGGCCGAGCTTCTTTATGGTGTAGAGCGGAACAACAGAAAAGGCCTCGTTTATCTCCCAGTAGTCTATGTCCTTCGCCTCAAGCCCAGCCTTCTGCAATGCCTTCAGGCTTGCGGGAACGGGGCTTGCGCCCATGATGCTCGGGTCGATTGAAGCCCAGCCCATTGAAACGATTTTTGCCATCGGCTCAAGGCCATATTCCTTCATCTTCTTCTTGCTCATCAGCATAAGTGCTGTAGCACCTGCATTGAGCGGAGAGGAGTTTCCGGCAGTGATAACACCTCCCGGCTTGAAGGCTGGTGGGAGCTTCTCCACCTGCTCAAGCGTTGTGTCAGGCCTTATTGACTGGTCAACGTCTATGACCTTCTTGCTTCCGTCTGCCTGCTCCACCTCAATGGGGAGAATCTCTCCCTTCCACTTCATCGGGTAGCCCTCTCCCTCAAGGAACCAGCCCTCTTTGACTGCCTGAGCTGCAAGCTTGTGGCTCCTGACACCCCACTCATCCAGATCTCTCTTCGTCCATCCCATCTCGTCCTTCGCAACCTCGAAGAGCTTCTCCGCTGTGAGACCCATGCTCATGGCCGTCATTAAATCATATTTCTGAATCAAATCCGTGCGGGACATCAGAGTGGGTGAGATGCCGATGTGCGGGTTGAGGTCCATCTGCATTGGCAAGTGGGTCATGTGCTCGAAACCGCATGCAATTACGATGTCAGAGTAGCCGAGCATGATTTCCATTGTTCCGTGGTGAACTGCTGTCGTTGAGGAGTTGCAGACCCTCTCAACGCCGTGCGCAGGAACTTCTACGGGCAGTTCAGCGAGAAGAGGGACAACCTTACCGCCGTAAAGCCAGTTCTCCTTCATCTGCATTGTGCATCCTGTGATGACGTCGCCAATCTCCTTTGGATCGATGCCCGTCCTGTTCACCATCTCCTTTATCAGCATCGCAGCCACTGCAGGCATGTCTATTTTGTTGAAAACGTCCTTCTCCGGCTGCTTTGGCCTGCTCCTCGAGAATGCAGACCTCAGAAAATCAACTATATATACTTCCTCCATTCTATCACCCTGCAAACGTTTTTCAAATAATAAAAAATTTACTGTAGAGGATGTTTCCTCACAACTCCGAGTCTTGAGGGTATCTTTCCGAGCAGCGACCTGGCAATAACTTCCATCTCTATTTCCCTTGTACCCTCGTAGATCTCCAGAATTCTAACGTCCCTGTACATCCTGCTTATGTGCTGCTCTCCCATAAATCCGTAACCTCCGTGTATCTGCAAAGCCTCATTAACAATGAACTGCGCGGCCTTGGCCGTGTAGTACTTCGCCATCGCCGTCAATCCCGGATCTGGCATCCCCATCTTGTCCTGGAAGTAGGCAGCCTGATATGCCAGTAAGCGGGCAGCCTCAAGCTCCGTCCTCATCTTCGCAAGCTTCTCCTGCGTAACCTGGAAGTCTGCAAGCTTCCTCTCGAAAACCTCCCTGTTTCTGGCGTAGTGGTACGCAAGCTCAAATGCCCCCTGAGCCAGCCCAAGAGCCTGGAACGCAACAGGGATTCTTGTGATGTTGAAGAACATCATCGTCTGGTAGAATCCCTGCCCCTCCTGACCGATGAGGTTTTCCTTCGGCACTCTGACGTTCTTGAAGACGACCTCGGCCGTATCGCTCGCCCTAATACCAAGCTTGTTCTTCAGCTTGTTCGCCTGCACACCTGGCATGTCCCTCTCGACCAAGAACACCGACATGCCATGATGTCTCTTCGGCGGATTTGGATCAGTTCTCGCCAGAACTATGTAGTAGTCTGCAATGCTGCCGTTTGTGATGAACATCTTCGTTCCGTTGATTACGTACTCATCTCCATCCTTGTCAGCCCTTGTTTTAATTCCCGCAACATCGCTCCCCGCCTGAGGTTCTGTGTAGCAGGCGGCGCAGATTTTCTCTCCCTTTGCGAGCGGTGGCAGGTACTTCTTCTTCTGCTCCTCGTTGCCGAAGGCTATGATCTGCTCTGAGCCGAATGTTGTGGCGAGAATCATTCCAAGCCCGCCGTCAACCCTCCAGAACTCCTCGACAACGAGGCAGGAGTCCAGCACTCCTAAGCCCTGCCCTCCGTACTGCTCTGGAATCGCCATTCCGATGAATCCGAGCTGGGCAGCCTTCTTCCAAAGCTCAAAGGGGAACTTCTCCTCCCTGTCGCACTCTTCAACGTAATTTGGAAACTCCTTCTCCGCGAACTCTCTTGCTGCCTCCTTAATTGCCTTCTGGTCTTCCGTCAGGATGAAATCCGCGAGCATTTTTAACCACCTCATGCAGGCTCTTTTTGTGATTATTTAAATTTTGCCAAGTTAAACAATTGAAAAAGGATTTAAATAGAACACAATTGTAGTTATATATCATGAGTTTAACGAGGAGCAATTTTTAATGCACCGTTGAAAACTTGAAGTGGTGAAGGTGGAGGAGCTTGCTGAAAGCATCTCAAGTTATGCTGTTGGCATTTTAAAGGAGGAGGGTATAGAAGAGCTGTTTCCGCCTCAGGCTGAGGCGGTGGAGAAGGTCTTTTCCGGCAAAAATCTGCTCCTCGCAATGCCCACAGCGGCGGGTAAAACCCTCCTCGCCGAGATGGCGATGGTCAGAGAGGCCATAAAAGGTGGAAAGAGTCTCTACGTTGTTCCTCTGAGGGCTCTTGCGGGGGAGAAGTACGAAAGCTTCAAGAAGTGGGAGAAGATTGGTTTGAGGATAGGCATATCGACAGGCGATTACGAGTCGAGGGACGAGCACCTTGGGGATTGTGACATTATAGTAACAACAAGCGAGAAAGCTGACTCTCTGATCAGAAACAGAGCAAGCTGGATTAAAGCTGTTAGCTGCCTTGTCGTTGACGAAATACACCTACTCGATTCCGAGAAGAGAGGAGCCACCCTGGAAATTCTCGTGACTAAAATGAGAAGAATGAATAAGGCGCTGAGGGTTATAGGGCTCTCCGCAACGGCTCCAAATGTCACCGAGATTGCAGAGTGGCTAGATGCAGACTACTACGTGAGCGACTGGAGGCCTGTGCCGCTGGTGGAGGGAGTGCTCTGCGAGGGCACTCTGGAGCTCTTCGACGGTGCATTCTCGACCTCAAGGAGGGTAAAGTTCGAAGAGCTCGTTGAAGAGTGCGTTGCTGAGAATGGGGGTGTTCTTGTTTTCGAATCAACGAGGAGAGGGGCGGAGAAGACGGCAGTTAAGCTCTCAGCAATTACGGCAAAGTATGTTGAAAATGAAGGCTTGGAGAAGGCGATACTCGAGGAGAATGAGGGTGAGATGAGCAGAAAACTGGCAGAATGCGTTAGGAAAGGGGCGGCCTTTCACCATGCTGGCCTGCTGAACGGGCAGAGAAGGGTTGTTGAGGATGCTTTCAGAAGGGGGAATATCAAGGTTGTCGTTGCCACTCCAACTCTGGCAGCGGGCGTCAACCTTCCAGCCAGAAGGGTGATAGTGAGAAGTCTTTACCGATTCGACGGATACTCGAAGAGAATTAAGGTTTCCGAATACAAGCAGATGGCTGGGAGAGCCGGCAGGCCGGGAATGGATGAGAGAGGAGAGGCGATTATCATTGTCGGGAAGAGGGACAGAGAGATTGCTGTGAAAAGGTATATTTTTGGAGAGCCTGAGAGGATAACCTCGAAGCTCGGAGTTGAGACTCACCTTAGGTTTCACAGCCTGTCCATAATCTGCGATGGCTACGCAAAAACTCTGGAAGAGCTCGAGGACTTTTTCGCTGACACGTTCTTCTTCAAGCAAAACGAAATATCCCTCAGCTACGAGCTTGAGAGAGTTGTCAGACAGCTTGAGAACTGGGGGATGGTTGTTGAGGATCACCATCTTGCTCCAACGAAGCTAGGCTCGCTTGTTTCGAGGCTCTACATCGACCCGCTGACGGGCTTCATTTTCCACGACGTTCTCAGCAGGATGGAGCTCTCCGATATCGGTGCCCTGCACTCATCTGCAGAACTCCGGACATGGAGAGGCTGACTGTTAGAAAGACAGACTCGTGGGTTGAGGAGGAAGCCTTCAGGCTTCGAAAGGAGCTAAGCTACTACCCATCCGATTTTTCTGTTGAGTACGACTGGTTTTTGTCTGAAGTCAAGACGGCTCTCTGCCTGAAGGACTGGATTGAGGAAAAAGATGAGGACGAAATATGCGCTAAGTACGGCATCGCTCCCGGTGATTTGAGGAGGATAGTTGAGACTGCGGAATGGCTGAGCAATGCGATGAACAGAATAGCGGAGGAGGTGGGAAACACGAGTGTCAGCGGGCTTACGGAGAGGATAAAGCATGGAGTCAAGGAGGAGCTGCTTGAGCTGGTGAGAATAAGGCACATCGGGAGGGTTAGGGCGAGAAAGCTTTACAACGCGGGGATCAGAAATGCTGAGGACATTGTGAGGCACAGGGAAAAGGTTGCATCGCTGATTGGGAGGGGCATAGCAGAGAGGGTTGTAGAGGGCATTAGCGTTAAGTCTTTAAACCCGGAGTCATGATGCAATCATGCAGGGCCGGTAGCTTAGCCAGGCAGAGCGCGGGACTCTTAATCCCGCAGTCGGGGGTTCAAATCCCTCCCGGCCCGCTGTTTGTGAGCAGGGAAAGCTCGCTCTTTTCATAGAAACTCTAAAACACTCCTTGGCGGATTAGTGTAGGCTTTCCTCTTCTTTCAACTTTTAGAACTGTTTTGGTTGGTTTATCAAGAAAGTAAATCATTCTGAAATCCCCAATGCGATAAAGTTCTCCTCGCCTTCAATCTTTTTAACATCGAGGAATTGGATTCGTTTTGAGCGTTTCAAGAAGTTCACCAAATTTTCACCAAAACTCTTTAAATGGGCTTTTTTAAGACGGTTTCAGCTCTTGAGTTACTTTCCTGTGAATTACAACTCTAAACACAAGCTCCCTCAAATAGTTTACCTCCACGCATTTAAAACTGCAGTCGAGAATCTTCTCCTCCTGTGCTGGCAACTGCGGTTACGAGAGGAGGTATTTCGACTTATGAGGCTGCATTACAATGATTGTTGGGGCTCTGGAAATTACTGCAAAGAGGGTTAAAGCTCTAAATCGTAACCTGCAGCAACAAGCATTCCTATGAGCGTCTCCCTGAGCCCTTCATATTTTTTATCCTCGAAAAGAGGTTTGCAGGCTTTGATATCAACCTCTCCGTTGAGCAGCTTTACGGCAAAGGCCATGCACGTCTGCTCGCCGCACCGCTTGCAGTTGGTCTTCGGCAGGTAGTTGTAAACATCGAAGGGGCTTACCACAGTTTTCTCAAGAGGCTTTGAAAGGTCTATTTTGTTCCTTTTTTCCCAAGCTTCCTGAGCCTTTTGCTCTATCTCACCCAGAATGCTTTTTGCCTCATCCTCGTCCTTAATCTGCGTCATCGCCACAAAACCGTCCTCGTGTATCGTGATTATCCTCTGCCCTTTCTTAAATGAAATCCATCCCCTCTTCTCGTTGTAGCTTGCGTTGGGAATCAACCTCGCAAGATAGGGCATTACAGCCGGAAAATTGCCGTCAACTCTGCCTATCACCCTGAGTTTTTTCGGATCAGCAATGCAAGGCAACACTTCTTTGATTTCCATGCTACTTTGTTAAATTAAACGTTTATTAAACTTTTGGTTTATTTTTTAAACCTAAGAAAAAAGTTTAAATTTTAAACCAAAAACTTAAATTCAGTTATAAATTTTAAACCATATGGACGTCAATGCACTGCTGCTGGCGGGAATTCAGGCCCTTGAGGAATACATAGCTCTGCATGTCCTGACGTGTTTGGTACCGGCCTTTTTAATTGCCGGTGCACTCATGTCGATGATGAACAAGGCCGTTTTAATCAACTACTTGGGTGCTGCAACTTCGAAGCTTAAATCTTTTCCCCTTGCGATAGTTTCCTCTTTCTTTCTCGCAGTGTGCTCCTGCACTGTCATACCAATCGCTTCTGGGATTTACAAGCGAACTAATGCCACCGCTCCTGCAATGATAATACTATGGGTCGCTCCTGCAACGAACATTCTTGCTGTAACGTACACAGGGGCGGTTTTAGGCCTCGAACTCGCCCTGGCAAGAATCGTTGCTGCAATATCCACCGCCTTTGTTGTGGGACTGATACTCTTCTACGTCTTCGACAGGAAAATAGCATCACAGTCTGATTCGGCGATGCCGAAGGCTGGAAGGTTGGTCGAGAACAACGCTTTGGTTCTTTTTGCCCTTCTTGTAGCCACATTGCTTCTGCCGAACTACCTGGGTGTTGGGAAGCCCTACATTTTCA
The nucleotide sequence above comes from Archaeoglobus fulgidus DSM 4304. Encoded proteins:
- a CDS encoding ferritin family protein, with translation MSPEEILQKAIEMEREAIETYAEMKREADRETAELLDFLISQEREHIKLLNDRLKVVRLLKKE
- a CDS encoding cyclophilin-like fold protein, translating into MRLRIRFESAECEVELYEEWAPETVRAIADALPIKSTANRWGDEIYFTTQVAVEKEENSKDVVELGDVAYWIPGKAICLFFGKTPISDDKIRPASAVNVIGRIVNSMEGLKGVADGESVVVERA
- the purB gene encoding adenylosuccinate lyase, which translates into the protein MIVHPIDYRYGTPEMKRIWSEDSKIKRMVRVEMALLRALAKKGYLSEEEAKEAKKKAYSVTPERVKEIEAEIKHDIMALVKAITEATGCRWVHFGATSNDIIDTATALQLRDSLKILEVKIKRLAKVLADKALEYKDVVCLGRTHGQAALPTTYGFRFALWAAEVARHYIRLQQMKDRLLVGQMSGAVGTQAAFGKDGFEIEEEVMRLLNLKPALISSQIIPRDSYCEYLEFLANLAATLEKIALNFRLLQRAEVGELMEKFEAKQVGSSTMPHKRNPIDCENVCGLARVVRGFVEPQHQSAILWEERDLTNSSAERITLVESTVLADHILTKMIKVVSSVSLNLENIRRNLEMQRGLNLSEAVMIEMTKRGVGRQEAHEILRQAAMRAYENNSSLLDELLKDERVMKYFKEDELREILKPENYLGTARERVERVVRWVNEVLK
- a CDS encoding acetyl-CoA C-acetyltransferase, producing MEEVYIVDFLRSAFSRSRPKQPEKDVFNKIDMPAVAAMLIKEMVNRTGIDPKEIGDVITGCTMQMKENWLYGGKVVPLLAELPVEVPAHGVERVCNSSTTAVHHGTMEIMLGYSDIVIACGFEHMTHLPMQMDLNPHIGISPTLMSRTDLIQKYDLMTAMSMGLTAEKLFEVAKDEMGWTKRDLDEWGVRSHKLAAQAVKEGWFLEGEGYPMKWKGEILPIEVEQADGSKKVIDVDQSIRPDTTLEQVEKLPPAFKPGGVITAGNSSPLNAGATALMLMSKKKMKEYGLEPMAKIVSMGWASIDPSIMGASPVPASLKALQKAGLEAKDIDYWEINEAFSVVPLYTIKKLGLDPERVNIKGGAIAIGHPLGASGGRVLGTLARILLVQEAKYGCATLCGAGGQGGATIIENPYI
- a CDS encoding acyl-CoA dehydrogenase family protein, coding for MRWLKMLADFILTEDQKAIKEAAREFAEKEFPNYVEECDREEKFPFELWKKAAQLGFIGMAIPEQYGGQGLGVLDSCLVVEEFWRVDGGLGMILATTFGSEQIIAFGNEEQKKKYLPPLAKGEKICAACYTEPQAGSDVAGIKTRADKDGDEYVINGTKMFITNGSIADYYIVLARTDPNPPKRHHGMSVFLVERDMPGVQANKLKNKLGIRASDTAEVVFKNVRVPKENLIGQEGQGFYQTMMFFNITRIPVAFQALGLAQGAFELAYHYARNREVFERKLADFQVTQEKLAKMRTELEAARLLAYQAAYFQDKMGMPDPGLTAMAKYYTAKAAQFIVNEALQIHGGYGFMGEQHISRMYRDVRILEIYEGTREIEMEVIARSLLGKIPSRLGVVRKHPLQ
- a CDS encoding DEAD/DEAH box helicase; translated protein: MKVEELAESISSYAVGILKEEGIEELFPPQAEAVEKVFSGKNLLLAMPTAAGKTLLAEMAMVREAIKGGKSLYVVPLRALAGEKYESFKKWEKIGLRIGISTGDYESRDEHLGDCDIIVTTSEKADSLIRNRASWIKAVSCLVVDEIHLLDSEKRGATLEILVTKMRRMNKALRVIGLSATAPNVTEIAEWLDADYYVSDWRPVPLVEGVLCEGTLELFDGAFSTSRRVKFEELVEECVAENGGVLVFESTRRGAEKTAVKLSAITAKYVENEGLEKAILEENEGEMSRKLAECVRKGAAFHHAGLLNGQRRVVEDAFRRGNIKVVVATPTLAAGVNLPARRVIVRSLYRFDGYSKRIKVSEYKQMAGRAGRPGMDERGEAIIIVGKRDREIAVKRYIFGEPERITSKLGVETHLRFHSLSIICDGYAKTLEELEDFFADTFFFKQNEISLSYELERVVRQLENWGMVVEDHHLAPTKLGSLVSRLYIDPLTGFIFHDVLSRMELSDIGALHSSAELRTWRG
- a CDS encoding (Fe-S)-binding protein, with amino-acid sequence MEIKEVLPCIADPKKLRVIGRVDGNFPAVMPYLARLIPNASYNEKRGWISFKKGQRIITIHEDGFVAMTQIKDEDEAKSILGEIEQKAQEAWEKRNKIDLSKPLEKTVVSPFDVYNYLPKTNCKRCGEQTCMAFAVKLLNGEVDIKACKPLFEDKKYEGLRETLIGMLVAAGYDLEL
- a CDS encoding permease yields the protein MDVNALLLAGIQALEEYIALHVLTCLVPAFLIAGALMSMMNKAVLINYLGAATSKLKSFPLAIVSSFFLAVCSCTVIPIASGIYKRTNATAPAMIILWVAPATNILAVTYTGAVLGLELALARIVAAISTAFVVGLILFYVFDRKIASQSDSAMPKAGRLVENNALVLFALLVATLLLPNYLGVGKPYIFKVEVFSVLMLVTTVYALKSFSKEDLKYWMLETWFFVKQIIPLLLVGVFIVGVVGEILKATDVVEVYLGGEGVGQSFLAALIGALSYFATMTEAPFVDTLMKLGMGKGPALALLLAGPGLSLPNMLAIGKLFGVKRAAVYIITIVALSTIAGVVYGEVIA